From the Aulosira sp. FACHB-615 genome, the window TTTCATGGGGAACTGTTTCCACATTGGTACAGTCAACTATGGCTTTTCCTTGACATATAATGTCACTAATAGTTGAAATAAAAGCTTCTGGTTGTTCTATCAGTTCTTGCAATTTTACAGGTAATTTCATAATAATTAATTGTTAATTTATAGTTTATGTATCTAATTTAAATAATTTCCCAATGGGTATTAGTTAGGTTTTTCACAAATTCAGAAGGAGAAATAGCAGAGCCGCAGACCATCAAGGCACGCATAGCACGAGAGCAGGCGACATAAAATAAACGTTTTTGCTCATTAATAACAATATTTGATTCATCTATAGGTATCTGAAGATTTATGTGAGGTAATTGTCCTGCTTTTAATCCAACAACCACAACAGCAGGAAACTCTAAACCTTTAGCAGAATGTAAAGTTAAAACTTTTATATAAGGTGCTTTTAAGTCGATTTCTTTACCTGAAACAAATTTGGCTTTAAGTCCCAATTTGGTAAGCTTTTCCGCGTAGAATTTTCCTGATTGATTGCTGGGACACAGTACAGCACTACCGTGGAGAGGAAAGCGGAATTTCTTTGCTGCTGTAATGAAAAACTCTTTAATAGCTCGGATTTCTTGCTCAATATCGTCAACTAGCAATAGAGATGGTAAATCTCCTTGATGCCTTGATGGTTCTTGATATAAGCATTCAGAATCGCCTGCTTCCGTACCTTCAAGAATATTAGTACAGGCAGTAATAATTTGCTCAGTATTACGATAATTACGTTTAAGAACAAGAGTTCTTCCAGCCACTTTCAAGTCGGAATGAATTTGTTTCCAACTGAAGCCCCGTTGATACAGTGATTGGGAGGCATCAGCCGTTAAGTAAACTCCAGAAAAATTAGGTACTAATGCAAACAGAAAGCGTAAAGATACGGGTGATAAGTCTTGAGCTTCATCAATGATGATTGCTTGGTAGGGTTTTTGGGTAAGTTGATGAATCTCTCCTAACGCTTGTAAGCGCATTTCTTCTGTGGTGATATGTCCTTTGCTTGTCATGAGCGATCGCCAATTTTGGTAAACTGCCCAGATTGCTTCTCGGATGCTGGCTTTTAAAGCTACTCCTCTACCGCGACGATCTAAACTTTGGTATTCTTCCAAGGTGATGATGCCCCAAGCTTGAATTACGGTCTGAATTTCTTGAAGTAGATAAGAAATCCCTAAATTTTCCAAAGCTTGTCGTCGTACTCGCTGATCAAAAACGTTACTGGCAGGAATTTCTGTAGTGCTGAGGGCTGATTGTAAACACCCTAAACACTGTTGCTGTTTAGCAAATACAGGTTTGTCATGGTTTTTAATGTAGTAGTCATAAATCAAAGAATCAACTGTAATGACTTCTACACCTAGATTTTGAGGAGATTGTCCCAATAGTTGTTCTAGAAGTTGTTGGGAGTAAGTAACGAGGGCGTTGGTGTAAGTGGTGAATACAATTGAGTCGTATCCTTCCTGTAATAACTTTTGCACTCGATAAAGAGCGAGGGTAGATTTACCTGTCCCTGGGCCACCCTTAACGAGAATAGGGCCACTTCCACCGAAATCACGCAGTTTTTCTTGTTCAGGATCTAGCTTGAGGAGAAAAGCACTTAAGTCACCTGTGAAGAACCGATCCAAGTCTTCAGTTCCTTGAAGAATATACTGTGGCTGTTTCTCTATTTCTTCAATGGGGCGAGGATACAAGCTATCCAGTATTCGGCTAATCAGTTTATCTGGAATTGGTAATTCTAAAATTGCTTCTGAGTTATCTACTTTGAGGATATCTGCCCAGTATTGTTGAGGAATTTGCCACTGTTGCAGCAATGATGCAGTGAGTTCAATGGGTAAAGCGGTGGTGATTTGAGAATGTGTAGAGGAACTAGAAGGTGAAGATGTCAATACAGATTTTTGTTGACTAACAGTTGCTTCTTCCTTATTTTGCTGTACTTCTACATTTTCTTGAGGTGTTTCTGTGGGTATCTGAAAGTGAGGAATTTCGGTTTCATAAGTACGTTCATCTCGTTTACGCACACTCAGCAGTTTTACCCAACCTTGACCAAAGCTATAAAATACGCGATAGTCTCCTACGCGTATACGATAAGTATTGTTTTGATGACCCTTGAGTTTTTTGGCATCTCCTTTAGCAGAGATTGGGTCTTGCTCTAAAATTTTGATAGCTTTAGTAACTTTCTTACTTGTACTTTGAGGTAGATTTAATAATTCATTCAGAAAAGTATCAGTAACTGATAATGTCCACATAGCTTTAATCCATTATTCGTAATTTTTATTTATTTTTTTAACAAAACTACGAATTATCCAAACATTTTGTTCCAAGCTTCCAAAACTAATCTTTGGGTGCGATATTCACCAAACTGTTTAATTTCGTTGTTCTTTAAAACGCGGAATGTTTCGCTGGGGAAGTCTTCACCGTAAACATCAGCAGGGTCGAGAATATATCGCAGTTCATCATGGGTGAGTCCGTAGAGTTTGGCATAATATGCGTCTAGTTCTGCTCTTAATAATGCGCGTCTGTTAGGATTCCAAATAAAGGGTTCGCCGTCGTATCCCATATCTTTGGCGAAGGGTTGCATATCCCAGGCGGTATAGACTAATTCGAGTACGCGACTGCTGATAAATTTGATATCTTGTTGAGTATATACTTCAGGGGGAATGACAGGAAGTTGTTTAACAATGAAAAGATTTAGATTAACCCCACTCATTTTTTGGCGAGTTACATAATCAAAAATAATACTATTAAAGTTTGCAACAAAACAAGAATGTAGTAAAAGATTGGGTTGTCCTAAAAAAACTAAAGATAAGCTATTTCCTACACCAGATTTTGGTATAATAGTACAAATTGCTGTTCTTTCGTTTAAAGCTTTCGTTACACCTCTAAAAACTATTAACCAGTCTTTATTCCAAACTTCTCCAATTTTTTGGTTAACCTCATCTCTAGATACCCAATAAAAAGAAGTAACTTTATATTGTAAATCTTGATATTTTTCTATTGGTGTTTCTGGTAAAGTTGCAAAACCTCTTTCATCTCCTCTAGATTCGTATGATCCAAAGCGATGGTCAAAATTATATATCATTTTTGCTTCATATAAAGGCAATGTGTTATTTACACAAGATTCATGAAATAAATGAGTATCGTTACTCATATGAAATAAACCGCCTTTAAATGTATGTAACCAAGGTGTGGTTGGTTGAGATTCGTTTTCTATAATTGGTATTTTTGTATAAATTTTCTTTACTAATTTAGCATCATTGTCAGTGCGAAAAACTGGGCAAGTTTTAGTGTTGGGATTGACAAGTACAAAATCTTGAGGATAAAGTTTAATCCTTCGTAGTTCATTTTGTGTTTCAGAAATTTTTAAAGCTTTAAAAACAAATTCAGATGGAGTTTGCATATCACCATTTTTTCGTAAGCTAAAAAGACAAAATGGATCTGGACTTCCTGCACCCATAAAAAAATCTCTAATTTCTGCAAAATCTAAAACAGTAGATAAATGTCCTTGAGTTGCAACAAAACTAAAAAATTCTTTAGTTGTATCTGCTGTAATAATGGCGCTTGGAATAATAATCCCACTTTGACTATCAGGTGAAGCCATAATTTTATATACGGTTTCTGCAAAGACAGCATAAGTATTGATGTCACCCACAGCAGTTAATGGAAATCGTCCCGACACTCGAATAAACTTACTCTGCGCCTCAGCATCATGTTTCGCTGCTTTCCAGGCTTGCGCTAACTCAGGGTTTTTCTTTGGTAATTCTTTAATCAAGTTCTCCCGTACTGCTTTATTATCAGCATTAGCTATTTCAGTACTACGAGAAGCAAAAAATTCTTTTTCTTGTAACTTAATCCGCTCCCAAGGTGGATTACCCAGCACACAATCAAACCCACTTTGTTCAAAAACTTCAGGAAACTCTAAGCACCAATGGAAAAAATGCTTCTCTTCAGCTAATTTATTTGCTGTATCTACTGTTACTTGAGCAGGAGAATTACCACGCAAAAGCTGAGTTAAGGTTTCTGTTGTTGCTAACAAGTGTAAATTCTCTTCAGTCAAAGGCATAAAAAATGCCCCAGTCCATAAATTACAAGCTAAATAATCCCGTTGCCATTCGGCATCTTTACGAGTTTGTTGATATCGTGCTTGTTTTTCTCTAACTTGCTGCGGTGATAATTCAGCAATATTCCCTAATTCCCTTAGACTTTTTGCATAGTGTGTCTGCTTAGTTTCTAAGTCTTCGTATATTGACAGTTGCTCTTTGTTCTCGCGTTCTTTCTTATTTCGCTTTTTAAGCTGTGTTGCTAATGCTTTATCATCCCCAGTTACAGCCTTATATGCTTCATCGGGTATTCCTTTCTCTAGGCAATCAATATCTAATACCCCTACCAAGGAATTACCACACTTGATCCTATGGTCTAAAAAGCTAAGTGGTAATTTACCAGGGAAACCTTCAATCCATAAAGCCACCTTGCACAAATCCACCGCCAAAGGATTTAAATCTACTCCATAAATGCAATTTTGAATTACATCCCGAACCGCTAATTTTAATGGTTGACTTCCTGGTTCTGCTTCCCCAGTGCGTACTTTAGCTAGTTCTTTACCAACACGACGTGCTGCTGCTAAAAGAAAATGTCCTGAACCGCAAGCAGGATCGCAAATTTTGAGATTAAGTAAACCTTGCTCTAAATTACGCCTTAGTTCATCTGGATTTGATGGGGTGGGGGTTTGGCTACGAACTTGGGCTAATCTATCTTCAATGACAGGTTCTATCGCTGTTTTAATTAACTGGTGTACTAATTGCGGTGGCGTGTAGTAAGAGCCACTTGTTTTGCGATCGCTACCAAAGACTAACGCGAATTGATATATTCCCCCTTTCGTCAATACTTGCGGATGAAAATCAAGTAAACTTTCATACACGCTACCTAATTCCTCAACATCCAGGTACTCATAGTTAACTCGCCGCAGTTGTGCTTTGTCTTGATATAAGGATAGATGGCGGAGTGCTACCAATAAATCGTAGTTATCAATTGCACAATCATCTAAAGCAGGCAGAGTTGTAGAACCAAATAAATCACCATTTAATGGAGATAACCCTAATACTTCTCCGCGCCAGTTTTCATCAAAGAGTAGGAAAGTAACTCGCAAACCTTGCCATAAGTCTTGAAAACCCTCCCGTCGCCAATGAGGTCTTTCGGCTAACTCTCGTAATCGCTCAATACTGTAATATTCTCGGTAGATTCGTGCTTTCTCTAAATCATCCCCAATTAATAATAAATTGCGGGATTCTGCCACCATTAGGAAAAGTAAACGATAAATCAACCGCAACAATTGACGGTAATAATCAATATCCTTCAAACTGCCATCTGTAAACTTCTGCCGCAAATTTTCATTTGCAGGATGTTGTAGAAAACCATTCCCTAGCTGAATTAAGGCTTTTTCTACCCCATCCCGTAAGCGATCGCGTACCCGTCCACCCTGTTGCCTTGCTTCTTGGTGATAATATTCCAACAAACACTTATCCGCATCATCCATACCTTCAGGCAAGCGGGAACGGTGAAACAAGCGGTAAAATAACCCAAATTCAGCAAAGTTCTCACCTTGAAGGATTTGTTCTAAGTCAAATTCAATGTAAGTAAGACGAGTCATCAAAGAAGAATCACGTAGTAACCGCCAACGAAAACCATTGGTAGCGATCGCCCACAGATGTTCTGTCTTGTTAAGATACTCCTGCACCAGTGCGTGTGCTGATAGTCTGGGATTACCGCTAGGAGGACGCTTATCGACTTCTAGCCGACAACCAATAATGTGAATGGGTGGTTTATTTTCTCCTAGTTCTGCACGGTGGGAAATTGCATAAGTTTGCCCCTCTACGATTTCGGCATTTGCAGTATATACGGGGTCGTAACCTAAACTCTGTAGTAATGGTACTGACCATAATTCACGAGTAATACTTGTAGCTGAGTTATTTTCATCTAGCCTTGCTAATGCCCGTTGGAATGCGGCCCAGTATGCTTTAGCATCACCCCAAGCAGTTGCAATTTCATCAGCTAATTTATCAGTTTTGTTAAAACCAAAGTCTTCAGGTGATTGCCCTTTGAGACTGCCTTCTAAGATTTGGGCAGTCATATCTGGAGCTAGTAGATTTCCTTCGATTTGAAGTGCAGTTAATGTAGTTTTCATATCTAGAATAATTAAAAATAAAAGATTACTTACGTCCGGGATGGAGAATAAAAACACCGAGAACATCCATCGGCAATTGAGGAGTAACGCGGATTCGACCTTCTTTGGTAATGTCCCTCACCCGCTTATGGCTTTGTAGTAATTCTTCCGCCCTTTGGCTGGCAAACTTTTCTAAATCTGGCTGTAGTTCTTCTAGCCTGGGAAGTAATTCAGCAATTTCTCCCTGTTTGATAGCTTTACCAGAATCGCTGACTGGCTTTGCTTCTTGTAATAATCTAGTTGCTTCTAACTGCTGCAACCAATTAGGACTAGAAGGAGAACCCGTAAACCCGATAACTGCACATTCTTCTGCTAGTAATGTAGTATTCCTCGCTTCTGTAGTACGTCTAGAACTGTCTAGCAAATGCCGTAACCTTACCAACAGCAAAGTTGTGCGCTTTTGAACAGCATTAGTTGTAGTGAACCCACATCTTGCTGCGATTGGTTCAGCCGCCAGAGAAAGTGCATCTTCTAAAATGTATTGCGCTAAACCTTCTACCAAAGGGTGATTCCGTCCTATGTATTCCACGCCTTCTGGTGCTGGGGTAGTAAATGTCAGTAAACGGGACTTATCGCCTAACGTGGATTTAAGAAAATCTGGTGGCTGCGGTAATAACCATCCCTGCTTTTTCTTGATCAAAGAATAAGAAATGCGATCGCAAGCAGAAATGACAAATCGCTCTACATCTTGTTCATTCCCTAAAATCTGGTCAGAGTCGATGAGTTCTTGTTCTACTTGCTCTGGTTTGATGGCACGTTGAGCAAAACGGGTACGATTAGTTTTTTCACGTTCTACGGCGTTGTCCCAATTCTTATGTACTTTATCAACCGCAGATTCTTCTTGAAAATCAAACAGCGATAACTGAATAACTTCAGTAGTACGTTCAAACAGTGATTTGAATACTGCTTCGGCTACAGTAGTGCTTTCCATTGGTACGGGAACTGTAATCCCTAAAGACTTATGAATCTGCACAGCTTTCCGAATCAGAACATCCAAAACTGCCCCATCAACAGGGTTATCTTGACCATAAAGCAAACAAGCTTTTACCTGAGTGGCAGTTTGACCATAGCGGTCAATACGTCCTTCCCTTTGCTCAAGTCGATTGGGATTCCAGGGTAAATCGTAGTGAATTACACCACTAAAATGGGTTTGTAAGTTTACTCCTTCACTCAAACAGTCAGTAGCTACTAGTACCCGTTGAGGATAGGATTTTAACTCTTCCAAACGAGTTTCCCTTTCATCCTCTGACAGTTCCCCAGTAATAGCAATTACCCGAATTTGACTACCTTTCTTTTCTAATTTCTGCCTGAGAGCATCAGCTACATAATTTGCAGTAGCAATATAGCGACACCAGATAATTGGGTTCATCTCTTCTTTGAGCAGAGAGTCTACCGTAGCAATACAAGATTGCAATTTCTGGTCTTTATCACCCCGCAATTTCTCGGCTGCTTGCACAAAAGCTTTTAACTTTCGTTTATCGGTGTCTTTGTAGCTTTGTTGCCCTTGCTCTATGACTACAGTTGGTGATGCGTCAACTGCTTGTTCTTGTTCTGTGGGGTCGTGGACGTAAGAACTCATCAGGTCTTCGTCTAAATCAGCCACTAAAGAATCGCGATCGCCTGATTTACCAACTTGTCGGTTTAGAGTAGCGATCGCCGCAGCAGGTGAAGACATCACGCAACGAATCAAAGCCAACGCCGACCAGTATCTTCCGCGGCGTTGAGCATGACTCATATCTGCCGTAGTTGTTTTTACTAAACCACGAGCGAAGTCATAGACATCATCAAATAATTCTCTGTACTCTTTCGATAATTTGTAAGATTTTTCTTCTGAATGCCTTTGAGGAAAAGGAGTTTCATTGCCCAGCCAAAGCTTAACATCTGCTCGTCTGCGCTGAACAAAGTGATTGGCTAAATTGTCCCGTTCTTTCTCTGTTAAACCATTGAGGTTGAAATGCTCAAACTCTGGTTTTAACAAGCCAAGCAATGACAGAAAAGATTCTTCAATTCCACTATGAGGAGTTGCAGTGAGCAATACTAAATGTTGTTCTGCTTTTTGGGCAATTTCTGTAATTAGCTGGTGACGTTGTTGCTGTGATGTTGTTGTTTTGTTTGGACGGGCGCAAGTATGCGCTTCATCAACAATTACTAAATCAGGGCAATGAGTTATAAAGCTGGCACGACGACGCTCTGCTTTGGCATAGTCTAAACTAACGATTACATGGCGGTAATAGCTAAAAATACTCTCATTGTTGGGTATGCCTCGCTCTAACTTAGAAGCTGTACCAGAACGTACTACTACTGCATCAATATGAAACTTTTCGCTTAATTCTTGCTGCCATTGGTCACATAGATGGGGTGGACATAACACAGCGATTCGTTTGACTTCGCCTCGGTCTAACAGTTCACGAGCAATCAATCCAGCTTCAACAGTCTTACCAATGCCTACATCATCAGCTATCAGTAGTTTTACTGTTTCTAGCTTTAAAGCCATTAACAAAGGTACTAACTGGTAAGGACGGGGACGCAGAGATAATCGTCCTAAACAGCGAAAAGGCCCGGCTCCGCTACGGAGTAAAAGACGTGCAGCATCCATAAGTAAGAGTGCAGCAGCATGGTCTTGTACGCTAGTAGCTTGA encodes:
- a CDS encoding helicase-related protein, whose product is MTETVNHSPGSIVSCRSRQWVVLPSENQDVIRLRPLSGNEDEIAGIYQKLLERNLEKIESATFPLPQATSVQDHAAALLLMDAARLLLRSGAGPFRCLGRLSLRPRPYQLVPLLMALKLETVKLLIADDVGIGKTVEAGLIARELLDRGEVKRIAVLCPPHLCDQWQQELSEKFHIDAVVVRSGTASKLERGIPNNESIFSYYRHVIVSLDYAKAERRRASFITHCPDLVIVDEAHTCARPNKTTTSQQQRHQLITEIAQKAEQHLVLLTATPHSGIEESFLSLLGLLKPEFEHFNLNGLTEKERDNLANHFVQRRRADVKLWLGNETPFPQRHSEEKSYKLSKEYRELFDDVYDFARGLVKTTTADMSHAQRRGRYWSALALIRCVMSSPAAAIATLNRQVGKSGDRDSLVADLDEDLMSSYVHDPTEQEQAVDASPTVVIEQGQQSYKDTDKRKLKAFVQAAEKLRGDKDQKLQSCIATVDSLLKEEMNPIIWCRYIATANYVADALRQKLEKKGSQIRVIAITGELSEDERETRLEELKSYPQRVLVATDCLSEGVNLQTHFSGVIHYDLPWNPNRLEQREGRIDRYGQTATQVKACLLYGQDNPVDGAVLDVLIRKAVQIHKSLGITVPVPMESTTVAEAVFKSLFERTTEVIQLSLFDFQEESAVDKVHKNWDNAVEREKTNRTRFAQRAIKPEQVEQELIDSDQILGNEQDVERFVISACDRISYSLIKKKQGWLLPQPPDFLKSTLGDKSRLLTFTTPAPEGVEYIGRNHPLVEGLAQYILEDALSLAAEPIAARCGFTTTNAVQKRTTLLLVRLRHLLDSSRRTTEARNTTLLAEECAVIGFTGSPSSPNWLQQLEATRLLQEAKPVSDSGKAIKQGEIAELLPRLEELQPDLEKFASQRAEELLQSHKRVRDITKEGRIRVTPQLPMDVLGVFILHPGRK
- a CDS encoding 3'-5' exonuclease — translated: MWTLSVTDTFLNELLNLPQSTSKKVTKAIKILEQDPISAKGDAKKLKGHQNNTYRIRVGDYRVFYSFGQGWVKLLSVRKRDERTYETEIPHFQIPTETPQENVEVQQNKEEATVSQQKSVLTSSPSSSSTHSQITTALPIELTASLLQQWQIPQQYWADILKVDNSEAILELPIPDKLISRILDSLYPRPIEEIEKQPQYILQGTEDLDRFFTGDLSAFLLKLDPEQEKLRDFGGSGPILVKGGPGTGKSTLALYRVQKLLQEGYDSIVFTTYTNALVTYSQQLLEQLLGQSPQNLGVEVITVDSLIYDYYIKNHDKPVFAKQQQCLGCLQSALSTTEIPASNVFDQRVRRQALENLGISYLLQEIQTVIQAWGIITLEEYQSLDRRGRGVALKASIREAIWAVYQNWRSLMTSKGHITTEEMRLQALGEIHQLTQKPYQAIIIDEAQDLSPVSLRFLFALVPNFSGVYLTADASQSLYQRGFSWKQIHSDLKVAGRTLVLKRNYRNTEQIITACTNILEGTEAGDSECLYQEPSRHQGDLPSLLLVDDIEQEIRAIKEFFITAAKKFRFPLHGSAVLCPSNQSGKFYAEKLTKLGLKAKFVSGKEIDLKAPYIKVLTLHSAKGLEFPAVVVVGLKAGQLPHINLQIPIDESNIVINEQKRLFYVACSRAMRALMVCGSAISPSEFVKNLTNTHWEII
- a CDS encoding Eco57I restriction-modification methylase domain-containing protein, with the protein product MKTTLTALQIEGNLLAPDMTAQILEGSLKGQSPEDFGFNKTDKLADEIATAWGDAKAYWAAFQRALARLDENNSATSITRELWSVPLLQSLGYDPVYTANAEIVEGQTYAISHRAELGENKPPIHIIGCRLEVDKRPPSGNPRLSAHALVQEYLNKTEHLWAIATNGFRWRLLRDSSLMTRLTYIEFDLEQILQGENFAEFGLFYRLFHRSRLPEGMDDADKCLLEYYHQEARQQGGRVRDRLRDGVEKALIQLGNGFLQHPANENLRQKFTDGSLKDIDYYRQLLRLIYRLLFLMVAESRNLLLIGDDLEKARIYREYYSIERLRELAERPHWRREGFQDLWQGLRVTFLLFDENWRGEVLGLSPLNGDLFGSTTLPALDDCAIDNYDLLVALRHLSLYQDKAQLRRVNYEYLDVEELGSVYESLLDFHPQVLTKGGIYQFALVFGSDRKTSGSYYTPPQLVHQLIKTAIEPVIEDRLAQVRSQTPTPSNPDELRRNLEQGLLNLKICDPACGSGHFLLAAARRVGKELAKVRTGEAEPGSQPLKLAVRDVIQNCIYGVDLNPLAVDLCKVALWIEGFPGKLPLSFLDHRIKCGNSLVGVLDIDCLEKGIPDEAYKAVTGDDKALATQLKKRNKKERENKEQLSIYEDLETKQTHYAKSLRELGNIAELSPQQVREKQARYQQTRKDAEWQRDYLACNLWTGAFFMPLTEENLHLLATTETLTQLLRGNSPAQVTVDTANKLAEEKHFFHWCLEFPEVFEQSGFDCVLGNPPWERIKLQEKEFFASRSTEIANADNKAVRENLIKELPKKNPELAQAWKAAKHDAEAQSKFIRVSGRFPLTAVGDINTYAVFAETVYKIMASPDSQSGIIIPSAIITADTTKEFFSFVATQGHLSTVLDFAEIRDFFMGAGSPDPFCLFSLRKNGDMQTPSEFVFKALKISETQNELRRIKLYPQDFVLVNPNTKTCPVFRTDNDAKLVKKIYTKIPIIENESQPTTPWLHTFKGGLFHMSNDTHLFHESCVNNTLPLYEAKMIYNFDHRFGSYESRGDERGFATLPETPIEKYQDLQYKVTSFYWVSRDEVNQKIGEVWNKDWLIVFRGVTKALNERTAICTIIPKSGVGNSLSLVFLGQPNLLLHSCFVANFNSIIFDYVTRQKMSGVNLNLFIVKQLPVIPPEVYTQQDIKFISSRVLELVYTAWDMQPFAKDMGYDGEPFIWNPNRRALLRAELDAYYAKLYGLTHDELRYILDPADVYGEDFPSETFRVLKNNEIKQFGEYRTQRLVLEAWNKMFG